A single region of the Marinobacter salinus genome encodes:
- the phnL gene encoding phosphonate C-P lyase system protein PhnL — protein sequence MTVMIQVTDLNKRFTLHNQGGVSYPVLNDVSFDVNAGECVVLDGRSGSGKSTLLRSLYANYKPQSGQLQVRHQGELVDLVKATPRQILTIRRQTLGYVSQFLRVIPRVSTLEVVMEPLRALGTDRETCREKAAGLLRQLNIPETLWHLAPSTFSGGEQQRVNIARGFIVDYPILLLDEPTASLDADNSAVVVSLIKQARERGAAIVGIFHDAGLREQLADRRIPLTRPAKEEAA from the coding sequence ATGACTGTCATGATCCAGGTCACCGACCTGAACAAACGGTTCACCCTTCACAACCAGGGTGGTGTTTCCTACCCGGTGCTGAACGACGTGTCCTTTGATGTAAACGCAGGCGAATGCGTGGTGCTGGATGGCCGCTCAGGCTCTGGTAAAAGCACGCTTCTGCGGTCTCTTTATGCCAACTACAAGCCCCAGTCGGGCCAGCTTCAAGTGCGGCACCAGGGCGAGCTTGTCGATCTGGTGAAGGCCACTCCCAGACAGATCCTGACCATTCGCCGGCAGACGCTGGGTTATGTCAGCCAGTTTCTGCGGGTGATACCTCGGGTTTCCACCCTGGAAGTGGTGATGGAGCCGTTAAGAGCCCTGGGCACAGACCGGGAAACCTGTCGCGAGAAAGCCGCCGGCCTCCTGCGCCAGCTGAACATACCGGAAACACTCTGGCACCTGGCACCCTCTACCTTTTCCGGCGGCGAGCAGCAGCGGGTCAATATCGCCCGCGGCTTTATCGTCGACTACCCCATTCTGTTGCTGGACGAACCCACGGCTTCACTCGATGCGGACAATTCCGCCGTGGTGGTGTCGCTTATCAAGCAGGCGCGGGAACGGGGCGCAGCCATTGTGGGGATCTTCCACGATGCCGGGCTTCGCGAGCAACTGGCTGACCGCCGGATACCCCTGACCCGTCCCGCAAAGGAGGAAGCAGCATGA
- a CDS encoding alpha-D-ribose 1-methylphosphonate 5-triphosphate diphosphatase yields the protein MSATDLTLERPRLESSEMLLTNARIVTENEVFTGTLKIEKGLISAMDRGNSRAPGARDCLGAYLIPGLVELHTDNLEKHFSPRPGVVWPSHPAVLTHDAHIVSSGITTVFDALSVGDVIDDSNRLHHLRTLIDALAETRKAGMLRADHLLHLRCEVSFGETLQLFENLVDHPLLQLVSVMDHTPGQRQFVREDKYRQYYQGKHGLNDSEMDTFTHKRKESARLHSDHNRKAIVAICQARGIPLASHDDATLDHAVESAGFGMCIAEFPTTLEAAKASHDLGLRVLMGAPNIVRGGSHSGNIAAAELASAGVLDILSSDYYPASMLDAAFRLASMEDNSYDLARAIATVTTTPARCANLHDRGVLEPGKRADLVLVEPRGQLPVIHNVWRNGERVY from the coding sequence ATGAGCGCCACGGATCTGACCCTGGAACGGCCACGGCTTGAAAGCAGCGAAATGCTGCTGACCAATGCCCGAATCGTTACGGAGAACGAAGTATTTACCGGCACACTAAAGATCGAGAAGGGGCTGATAAGCGCCATGGACCGGGGCAACAGCCGGGCGCCGGGAGCACGGGACTGCCTGGGAGCCTATCTGATTCCGGGGCTCGTGGAGCTGCATACGGACAACCTGGAAAAGCATTTTTCCCCGCGACCGGGCGTTGTCTGGCCCAGCCATCCAGCCGTGCTGACCCACGATGCCCATATCGTATCGTCCGGCATAACCACCGTGTTCGACGCCCTCTCCGTGGGTGATGTGATCGACGACAGCAACCGCCTCCACCATCTGCGCACGCTGATCGACGCCCTGGCCGAAACCCGCAAAGCGGGCATGTTGCGGGCGGATCATCTTCTACATCTGCGCTGTGAGGTCAGTTTTGGCGAAACGCTGCAGCTGTTCGAAAATCTGGTCGATCACCCGCTCCTGCAGCTTGTCTCGGTGATGGATCACACCCCGGGGCAGCGTCAGTTCGTCCGGGAAGACAAGTACCGTCAGTACTACCAGGGAAAGCATGGCCTAAACGATTCCGAAATGGATACCTTCACCCACAAACGCAAGGAGTCCGCCCGGCTGCACAGCGACCACAACCGCAAGGCAATAGTCGCCATTTGCCAGGCGAGGGGCATCCCCCTTGCCAGCCACGATGACGCCACCCTGGATCATGCTGTGGAGTCTGCAGGATTCGGCATGTGCATCGCGGAGTTTCCCACCACGCTGGAAGCGGCAAAAGCTTCCCACGACCTTGGGTTGAGGGTATTGATGGGGGCACCCAATATCGTTCGCGGCGGTTCACACTCCGGCAACATTGCAGCCGCCGAGCTGGCCTCCGCGGGGGTGCTCGACATTCTTTCTTCGGACTATTACCCCGCCAGCATGCTGGATGCCGCTTTCCGCCTCGCCAGCATGGAAGACAACAGCTATGACCTGGCGCGAGCCATCGCCACGGTCACCACAACCCCCGCACGGTGCGCCAATCTTCATGACCGGGGCGTCCTCGAGCCGGGCAAACGGGCGGATCTGGTGTTGGTGGAGCCCAGAGGTCAGTTGCCGGTCA